From the genome of Medicago truncatula cultivar Jemalong A17 chromosome 2, MtrunA17r5.0-ANR, whole genome shotgun sequence:
gTCAATTAATGAAGTAGGATTAGATTATataacatatttaattattgcCTTTGCATTAATTAATCTCATTCTAAGTCAATTTATTAACAGATTTTTTGGTATAAATAAATTGAGATTCGCACGCAACTAGTTGCATGTTTTGAATCAAGCTGAGTTCGATTTGTTGACGCGCAAaaatgcatttattttctttcaaaattacaGTGACACACCGTGATTATGTATAGGGAATTCTTGCACTCTAGACATGTAATAATTTGAGAGTATGATAggagttaattattttttgtgtgatgATTGACAAATCAGGAAAGACAGCTTCTTAACTCACAGAGCCTTTTGTGAATCCTTGGTGGAAGGAAGTGCAAGAATAGGTTCAGTTCCAGCAGTTATATCCAACTTTGGAAACAATCTTTTGATAAACACTCAAGCACCAAGAAATATTCCTCATGGTTTATTTGGGCTTAATCCGGAATATGGTGGATCAGGTCAAGAAACATTCATGGGAAATTTTCCCAATAATAACATCCCTCATCATAGTTATCTTCCAAATTCTAGTGCATTCTCATCATCAGGAGCAAACTCTGATTTAGAATTAGTACACACTTTTGGTTTATTACCACAAGGACAATGGATGAATTACAGATACAATGATCAACATGCAGAAACATCATTTACAAGTAGTGGGGTTCTAAAgttagaacaacaacaacaagaagacAAAATGCATGATTTGTCTCATTTGTATTCTCAGAACCAATTACAAGGATGTCCAAGTCACGTGTCAACAATGCAAAATACAACTACAAAGGTTATCAATGGTAATAATATTGTTGAAGTTAAGAAATTATTCAACCATGGAAACCATGCTACAAATTTCAATGAAGATCAGCTGAGCTTAACTAGAGATTTCCTTGGTGTTGGTGATGACTCATTGAAGAGAACCTTGTTGCAACAAGAGATGATTCCTAGGTTCAATCCAATAGGATCTGTCACGAACTTGCAAAGTGAGTTTGGTGGACACTATTGATAGTGAAGTTGTGTACAatagatatattattattactttgttAGCAGCAGCAGATAAATAGAAAACATTGTGATGACTTATGTGGCATGCACCACTTGTACACTCAGATATAATTGTGACATGTTCATATAGTCTACACACACgaaaaaactcatatttattGTCTTTCGCACACTCTCACATGAGGTGATACAATGTttgtatggaaaaaaaaaaaaaaattgtttaagaaacaTTATCCGATATTTAATCACTAAGCTAGAACTTAAAACGATATAATAGATAGTGTTATATATTGTTAACTCGGATTCTGAGGCATGCACAATATATATTGAGATATCATTATCAAGTCACGTGATATTCATAGAGAGACATCCCGTGATGGAGGTAGGGGCCATTGCATATCGGTcgtaaaaaacaaataatatacaatctctccttttatttcttaaattatcTCTTCgtgtataattatattttatttatttatatatacactatacaattaataattataatgtaGGGCctctaagaaaaaaattataatgtagGGCATATAACTTGAAACAGAAATAACGCGGTTTTCCTCCATGCTTTACAGTTTGTATAACTTGACAGACATGGGGCACTGGCCTACTTCATTTGTTTTTAGCCATTTAGATTGGTAAATTATGCTTTCTACCTAGCTTGCTTTAATTACATATATGAGATGCTAATATATATCACAAGAGTTGGCGATGGATATTTAGCAAGTGGatcaaatccttttgaagtaatataataaataagttTCTATCCATATGGATTCTTAACCTCTACTTTGCAATTATAATGTGTTATTAGGGATGTAAAATTAGGGGTATATAGTTTGAATCACCAGAAAATAAATTACTTTGGATAAAAATCAGGAATTAAAAGGTGATTAGGGACCtgtttgatttagtttttaaaaactgttttctgatttttaaaaattaaagaagtGAAAACACATAGATCAATTtccaaaacattaattttatgGATTGAACATTTGTCTTTGATCAATTtccaaaattagggttaataatcatttgtttcttaaaatcaaatcaCAAATTCGTCAACTATAGAAATCATTAAACACATAGATAACCGAATAATTAGGTTTGCGATTGCATATATAAATGGTATCATTTGGCCTTAATAAtgcaatcaatatttttttttgaggtagcCTAGAGGCTAGAATTcactttataaggtgaattcccCTCCCTATCCGTTTCTTGATCCCTCATTCCACGAATTCGTTGTTACTGATTCATTCAAGGACTGAAAGCTTTTAGTTTTATGAAAAGGCATAGACTCCCCACTTCTTTGTCTTATTAGCGCAGGTCTTCGTCAATGATGAAAGCCGCTGAACTTCAGACTCGAGTTGATAAAGAGGGCTAGGCCAAGGATAGGAGGGCTTTCAGGGACTGGGGAAGACGGGTGGATTATAGAGCGATCAGAGGTTTGTCCATTGGGATTGGGCATGGACGAGCCTCGACTGGGCCAGCATTgatgaaaaaaaacttatccCATCGCATCATTAACCGGTGTAGGATTAAAGATCAGGTCCGGGATTCGAGTCAAATCGACCTTCCCTCTCATCTCAGGGTGAGGCAAGGTAGCTTGCTCGTTCGTTGTTCAATATCTCGGCTGCTCAAGAAGTTGGACTAGCAGCTCCTCCGACCCGGAGTGGATTCTAGGGGAAGGGCAGAGCCTCACCTTGCAGTAAGTAGGAAGGTCTTCGTTGCTGGGACGGGTTAAaactggggttcgaaccccgacccctgcatataataatacattgtccttaccaactgagctatgctcaagGGACATTGCAATAAAGattttaataaaactaaatgGTATCATGCAGAATTAAGAAAATATAGTATTTGAATCataaaataagtaataaataatattatttgatgttagtaaaaaaataaggtAAAATTACACAATTCATCTCTTAACTTTATAATACTTTCATCCTTTATCTATTTTCTGTCTTGATTTAGtcctttatattataaaatatcaacatagttatctttttgtataaaaaataataatcaacaactcgaaaaagaaagaaaaaaaaactcatcaactcataaacaaactcagatcttcatcatacaaacccagaaaatcaaatttcattaaaaaaaaatctcataaaaaataataagatattgtcattttatgttatttgatattaataaaaaataaattcacgctacaacaacaatttaaaaccaCATTTGAACCGTTTTTTCATATTAGGGAAATCCAAAAATGCAAGGTAGGTTGAAGATGCTTTAagctaaaaaatatttagattacCAAATTATAGCTAGCTACACGAACATGCATTTGAATCAAATATTAAGACTCTTTTATATATTAGAATGAATTCATACAAGAAATACAAATATTCCCATAATTTCACTTTCCATGCACAATAATAAACACTCAAACATCAATGTAACATAGTGTAGCTTGTTTAATATTGGTATATATTTAGACATAGATCATACGACCTATTAGTTTTTGTTGTAAAAACCTCCGATGAAGACAATTCCAACAACAAGTGCCACCCAACTTCCACACATGTCAATCCTCATAGCACTAGAAGTCACAGCAGGAACAACCTGCGAAGTTGTTGAATCTTCAGATgatgatggtttttctttttcaggcGTCGGCGCCTTAGCATCAGCAATAGCTGGTGCTGGCGCCAAAGCCGGAACCTCAGCAACAATTTTCTTAGCAGGAGAAAATTCTGATGGAATAAGCACTTTACCAACTTTATAAATAGCAAGATGTTTATCGGTATATATGATTCCATTAATCGTTGTGTTAACACTTCCGGTTGAAATGTTCACATTTCCACCATAACTAATCACGTTAAGTTCAACTTTTCCAGGTTTGTTACCAGCAAGTGTTCTCACAGGGTTGGTTAATGTATCAAAGTTAGAGCTAGATACAAAATCAGAAATAACATGGAATTGAAGTAGTTCAAGTTTTTTTTCATTGGAGAGTGAGTTGAGGAACCCTGGTTTGAGTTCTGAGAAAGCTGAATCGTCGGGTGCGAGGATCGTTAAGCCGCCGGATTTTATGGTTAGGAGCTGTGAGTTGAGCTGGTTGATTAGTTGAGTTGTTTTCATGAGACGGAGGAAAATGTTGAATGAATTGGCTTGTTTTAGGATTTGAACTATGTCTGTTGTGGGGGTGGGAGTTTCAGGGGTAGTATTGTCATTTGGTGGAAATGTGGGGACTAAGGGTTTTGTTGGGGATGAAATTGGTTGGGTAGGGGGAGATTGAATTGGTGACGTGGCAGGAGATAATGCTGCTAAAGTGTTGGAACAAAAGAGGGAAATGACTAGTAGGGTTAGTGAGAtgcattgttttttatttgtcaacATTTTGGGCTATATtgaaatgattgaattgtgCTTGTAAAATGAGTGAAGGGTTGATGAATTTTAGAGACATGGattatgttgttttatattGAGTTTTGTGGACAATTATTGGCTGGTGAGTGGTTTGGTTAATTGTGATTTATGAACTTAATAATATTGTTATATGATTGGTATATTTTGGTGTTGAGTCTACTAAGATTGATAGGTAGAGTGAGGTGCAGAGATCCATTAGATGTGAGAAAAATTGGATGTGTGCAATGTGATTTTGTTGTGTATATCTCTTTATTTGGTAAGGATATTAAGATGGCTCATCATTGAAGATTGAATCAGTGGAgctattttagttttatttactatttttgcTTGTGAGTGTACTCCATTTAGGGAAAATAGAGTGGGAGGTCAATTTGATGTAGGGGTGAGATGATAAAATATGAGTTAGATAGATGCATGCATGTGTTGcttttatttaaaagtttatAAATCATTCTAAAATTCAATTACTTTTAAagttctttttaatatttatcaaCGTAGTATAAAACATCAtctaaaactcacacacacaattGTGAGGTTTTAGGTGAAGATCTCAAACTTAACAATATCGACGTTGCTTTTTAAACTAGATTTTATAGGcttttaaaattcttaattaaaattaaaagaacttCCGTATTTTAATGTgtcatcattttgttttttataacaCATTTTGCATGTTTCTCACTGTATTTTCTTAACACAAATATTATATGGTGTTATATATCactcttccaatttttttcaGAATATGTGTTGGAAGTTGCTCTACCAATTCTAAGATACTAGTATGTTATATGTATTTAAAGTTTTAGTTTTTACTAGATTTTTCTTTAATTGTTAATGTcatgaaattataaaattaatttatggcAAAATTAAGTTCGAGACAAGTGAGCTATATTCCCAATCTCCACTTTTCCATTTCCGCAGTTGGCTGAGACAAGGATGTAATCAACGTCCACTCAACAAAAACAAGAGAGAATgtatataaattgaattttgagaCAATGATTTTCTAACttcttttgtttatgtttcaTCAACATTGTTTCAATAGTAAAACCCATGCGGAAGCTCATGAATGTAAACTCAACTCAACCTATTTTAAGCAATTTCCAATTGGATCTCTAGAAGGACCTGCATTTACCGCAATCATCAAGTTCTTGCAGTCAGGCATCATCGATCATCCAATCTTAATCAGAcgatttttaatttatgatttttaaatatgCCGAGTTAAATCAGACGGTCAATGATTTTATAGGCTTTTCTATAAACTACTCTCTCTCCCTCCCATAAttacccaaaatcaatttacaaagagaaaaacaacaaaTGCAAAAAGGAAGACATTCTTGTGAAATTGCTTTGTactaaaaagaatcaatttaaataacacaactccaaaattatatttgttaatattagatatgaataattttttgccGACTTGTTTAGAAAATTATGAATCCCTCAACAAAAATTTACAATCTTTTTAATAATATggacgaattaaatatgaagttTTTAAGCACTAAAAGATcaagaaacaaaagaacaaacttttagatctagaaatcaaattttgaaatatttttattagagGCTCCTATCATAACACATTGTGTATCCACAAAATTTGGTAATATTCCAAAAAATCCTcaaattatgttaattttaagAGGGACTAAAATTGTTGATGTAAAATATTGTATGTAACTATAAGTTGTTTGAGCTTTACATTGGACTTCAATCAATGCTATCCTGAAGTTTTTCTCATCCAATATATCTATAGCGATTGTTTCAATTTGATGCATATATAGATTAAATCAAATTACTCAATggatattcaaattcaaacattttTACAAGGAATAAAATGAACATGGTTCAAACCAACAACAGAACAgaactggaaaaaaaaaattaaaatatggttAATTGTTTGAAATCATTCATATGCAGCTGCCAAATGGGTGATGTATGATGATCTTCAACTCCATAACATTGCCACTGCAACAAAAGCTACTCCAATAGATATATAAGCTGTTccttgaattccaagtaaattTGCTCCAGAACTTTTTTTATCCTGTGTTGTTGTATCATCCTCATCTTCTTCAGAAGAAGACTTTGTCTTATCAGCTTTCGGTGCTATTGCTTCCGCAACAGGAGCAGCAGCAGGTGCCTTAGTCCCAAAGAAATCAAGAGGAAGCAAAACCTTATCCAAACGATATATAGCAAGCTTGTTATCTTGATAGACTACACCAGTAACACTAGCATTAACCACACCAGTTGAAAGACTAACACTGGTACCAAACGATTCGATGTTCAATGGAAGCTTTAAAGGGTCTTTACCAGCCACTGTCTCAACAGGGTTACTAAGAGAATCAAAGTTATTGCTATCAACAAACTGTGGAAGAATGTGGAATTGTAATAGTtcgatttttttgttttcgtttAGCGAGTTGAAGAACCCTGCTTTGAGATGCGAGAAAGCTGAGTCATCCGGTGCCAAGATTGTTAATCCGCCGCTTTTTGCTGATATGAGTTGTGAGTTTAGGTTGTCCACGATTTGTGTTGTTCTTAGGAGACGGGTTAGGATTGTGAATGTTTTCGCCTTTTTGAGGATTTTTGTTATGTCGTCCGGGGTGGAATCTGAGGTGTCTGGTAATGTCGGGACTAATGGTTTTGTCGATGTTGGTGACGCTGCTTTTGGTGCCGGGGCATGTTTCGGTGATGCTGCTTGTGCTGGTGCTGTTGCTGTCGCTGTTGCTGCTATGTTGGGAGAATACAATGAGGAGAACATGAGTAGAAAGAGTGAGAAGGAAAAGataatttgattcatatttgGCTTGATGATTGAAGATTGTGGAGGAATGTAAATGATTggattttttgttaatttgtatGTTGGATGTGTTGATTGGATGGCAAGGAGAGGTGGATTTATATTGAGGCCAAGGAAATGATGGGTAGGTGTAATGTTATAGTTCTATAGTTGTGATTTTGGTGGAATCAATAATCTGTCATGGTGAATAAGgatattttatcttattattattattattattattggtatTGCATCTCTTTTGGTTACTTGAATTATCGTGTGAAGTTTTTATGTGGTGACCCGTTAACTTTGAAATgagattaatattattgtttctcAAATCATATTGCAATAAATGTAGTTGGAATCAACAGTATAGAGGTTATAGAAAATGTATAACTGACCTGTAAGATAAactttttttggacaaaaattgGCTTGTGATATTATTCGTCACTTGTTTTGCATATATTTGTGTTTGGTATTTAGCAATAAGTGGAACACAAGTAAGTGGAGTTGAAAGGGCAGTGAGTGAAACCAAAAGTCCGGTGAGCGGAGCAGAATTGAGTCGTAGTATTTAAACTCATGTTATAACTTGTAACTCCAAGTAACGTTTgatcaaaatgaaaccaaacacTATTATCGGATGTAGGTACAATGGACCGAATTCCACAATCAAATTGTGTGTCATCTCCATCATTTTTAGttgttcatattttgttttccGATTTGTTGTTGGTCAACATACTGTTTTGTATAGGAGTCATAAGATGGTTTGGTGATTCGCGAGGGAAATATAGAAATTTGAGGTGATACAATGTTTTTATGTATCAGTAACCTCCATATATTCCAACTTCTTGTTTATATGTCTGCCAAACAAACAATCCATAAAATCACGGTGGAAAATCACGTTTGGATAGAAGCTATGTTTTCCAGCTTCAGCCAAATCACGGTGAAAGTGCATTGGGAATTGGTTTTGGGCTTCCAAACACAATGTAAAGATTTATAAACAATGTGAGGTGAAAATGAGGTATCTTTGCTTTGTTTGAgttcaaagaaaaatacaacTTCTAGAGCAAGAAAATGGGGACCATTTGATAAGTCTTCAACAAGACCTGACAATGATACTCAAAAACACTTAAGGAGCAAAGTGATCCCTGTCATAAGTCCTTAACAAGACAAGCaatacttttcattttagaatTAATATCAAATTACAGTCCTCATCAACTCCTTGTAGTTTGTTTCtacagatttttatttttttaacgattcccttcttttcttcttgaaaatattcttttttaggACTTTAAATTTAACATTATGAAGGCAAGTTCATCAAGTGCAACTTAGAAGAGTACACAAAATTTCCCATTATAATATCAGCTTTTACTTTGTGAAGGAATGACAACCAATAAAGAAGGAAATAAAGCCTTCAAAATTGAATACAATTTTCACCACAAACTTACTTGACTCTTCAGCAAAAGGgaaagcaaaataaataaaaattaacaatcaTTGGAAAGTGCTACAAAATTCCCAACCAATCCAAcacataaaaatgaaattcatgaagaAAACAACAATGTACCCCCCAAATAGCAGAATTTCCTGCATACTtagtttgtaatttttttcagaCTTCTCATAATAGTCACAATGAAAATAAAGTTGCAGCAATAACCATATAAACTGCAAATATCAACATTATTCCATTCTTGTCCTTCAAACTCATAGCAGATGATTTGTCATTATCATCTAAAGATGCAGGACCCTCTGCAGATTTTTTCTTGGAATCTTTACTCTTTTCTGGTGCCGGAGCCGGTGGAGGAGACTTGGGAATGAAGAAATCCTTAGGAAGAAGAACCTTATCAACTTGATAAATAGCAAGTTGATGATCAGAAAAAACACTACCACCAACAGTAGCATTAACAACACCAGTTGTTAAATTCACTTGAGTCCCTGAACTTGTTATATTCAATGCTAATCTCTCAGGATCATCACCAGCTTGTGTTCTAACTGGGTTGCTTAAAGTATCAAAATTTGAGAGTGCAACAAATGAGGGTAGTTCATGGAATTGAATAAGCTCATTCTTTTGTTGATCATTAAGGGAATTGAGAAAACCAGGTTTGAGGGTTGAAAAGGAATTGTCATTTGGTGCAAAGAGTGTTAGTCCATTGTTTGAGTTTAGGAGTTGTGCATTGATTTGTGTGGCTACTTGAGTGGTTTGGAGGAGGCGGATAAGGGTGGTGAATCCACCGGCTTTTTTGAGGATTCGGATAATATCTGTTGGGGctgatgatggtgatggtgcTGGTGATTCAGATGCTGAATTTATGGTGGTGGGATAGAAGAGGACTATTAGGAGAAGTGAGAGTGTGAAGAGAGGATAGTTCATCTTTACCATCTTGAGTTTGTTGAAAGGGGAGAAGAGAATGGAGAAGTGGACCTTGAAGTGGGAATGAGGGAGTGAGTGATCAAATTTATTGAGGATTCAAAGGGGTTATCTTAAAATTAGGTGGAATGTttaattactaaaatttagCTGTATAATAATAGGTTTTGTCCGATATACTCGTAAATTAAAGTGTAGCGatacatttgttttttaaattaataaattaacgattatttttatggaataaagAGCGATTTGtgaacttttatattttaagaaagaggagtgttataagaaaaacatcatttcattgtttataaaaattatgctaaacattttacattttatggtaaaaaataatcaatgttcattaccatgagtaataaaaattcataaaaaaatatcaaattttataaattttgtttaaaatctataacaaaGGAATCAAAACTTCTACTttataaattttctttaaaatctataacaaaagaGTCAAAACTTctacaattgtttttttaattttattttaaaaaagcaaaataaagGGCTCTAAATGATATATGTTAACATTGTATTTTAAACATGAGCctacattaaatatttttgaaaaataatgagATCCACTTATTTgggataaatatatttatattgaccatgtataaaagtaaaataaacaataaacacaTTTTAAAATGTATGACTAATTTTTCGTTTaattggaaacaaaaaaaaattcaaacatttttttatgggACGGAGGaaatattattagtattatagaTATTTGGTTGGACATTATTGAAAGGTGGTGTGTCAAATGAGAGATATGAGACATTTCTGTAGTAGCCACTTGGATTTTGCTTAGGAAGGTAGCAAAAACAGAGAAATCTCAAGTGGTTGTGTGGCCAAAAAAGGATGAGTATGATTGCTTAGCATTCACTTATAAGTTGAAATTGTtctgaaagagaaaaaaaaagtgaaagaatCAAGTATTTGCTGCTATCTTAAGGAACAAGtcctatattttatttctttatttactttttccAGTTTTAGGaagtttgatgatgatgatgatattttGGGTTGGTTGAGTTGGTTTTCCGGATCAACTTTTTTAAcccattttctttatttattttattttattgcacTATGTGATCATATAAGGTATATATACTTTGGCTCATTTGAGGTTCATAATCACAAACCATATGGTATGTGCATTGCCATCAGTCTATAAAACATTAATTAGGCTAAGCTTAAATTGACTACAAGCTATATTATACTTagcaaataatattaaatctaagACCAACACATATACATTTTGACTTTTCAGTAATTTATCCTACTTGCATGAGTTGTTGAAAGGTCGAGTTTAAGGTTGCTTTGAGATAATGATCCATTGGGAAAGATATAATGAATCACTATTAAACCTAATAAAATTGTAGCATCTAACGGctaaagttaaaaaatatatatatatatatatatatatatatatatatatatatatatatatatatatatatatatatatatatggtctaCCATAAACTAATTATAGTGGTGGTTTATTAGccaaccacattttttttttttttaaggaagcgACATTCTCTTTTGttcatcaatttcattttcttatttcaCCATTGAgcattttcttttacttttaattttttttcttcataaatatgaaaattcaatgaactatccattgaaaaaataaaaaatatatgagtAAAGTGGCAatgttttttataaacaaaaaagtataattaagaTGATTCAATATGAGACTAAAAATTCATGTATCGAACAATGTTTTTTCTTCACTTTATGTTCTCAGCTACTATATATGTAGCTCTATCGAACAATGTGAGGTGCATTTTCGTCATGCTGGTATGGTCTATTTGGTATGGGCGCAAACAGAAGATTTCGGAGGGTGTTTaagaaaattcattttccaTTATAGCTTGTGGTACAAATAGTCTTGAAGaatgtaacacttttttttttaccaaaagaaGAATGTAACACTTGAAAAATGGAGTATGAATTCATCTCAAATGCTTGAGATATTAGACCTCCTGTTAGGAATTAAATGTGAGTAATTATGTTTTACATCGGCTAAAAATGGAGAAAATGTTAGATTTATAAGAGAGGGGACCCATATACATGATGTCTTAAGGTTTTAGGTGGAGATGTGGCGTCTAAGTCTCTTGGTGGTCTTGAACGTTTAGCTCATTGCCGCTCCCGTCGCTCCCAGGACTCCcctacaattggtatcagagccctcATTAGGCTCGATGGGGAGCGGAAGTGGGATCCTAGCCTGGATCAGGCTAGTGATGTGGgtgactcacacttgaggggggGCTATTGTTGGGAATCAAGTGTGAATaattatgtcccacatcggctAAAAATGGAGGAaatgttggatatataagagagggAACCCATATACTTGATGTTAGATTTAGGTAGAGATGTGGCGTCTAAGTCTCTTGGTGGTCCAATAAGTTCACATGCAATAATGCTATTGgctaaacaatttattttttcaaaaaagttagTTTCCTGAATGCACAGTAGAAGTGCCTCCAACAAATCAGTTGCTCCCGTGTCAAGGTCCTGCGGTGGTGATGGCATCTCTGGCAGTAGTGATGACACTTCAACCTCAGCATGTTTAGTCTATGAACTAAGAGCTCGTTTGGTGCGGATGATAGGATAGAGATAAGATATGATAAGAAACTGGATAAGGATATGAT
Proteins encoded in this window:
- the LOC11436386 gene encoding fasciclin-like arabinogalactan protein 11; translated protein: MNQIIFSFSLFLLMFSSLYSPNIAATATATAPAQAASPKHAPAPKAASPTSTKPLVPTLPDTSDSTPDDITKILKKAKTFTILTRLLRTTQIVDNLNSQLISAKSGGLTILAPDDSAFSHLKAGFFNSLNENKKIELLQFHILPQFVDSNNFDSLSNPVETVAGKDPLKLPLNIESFGTSVSLSTGVVNASVTGVVYQDNKLAIYRLDKVLLPLDFFGTKAPAAAPVAEAIAPKADKTKSSSEEDEDDTTTQDKKSSGANLLGIQGTAYISIGVAFVAVAMLWS
- the LOC11413997 gene encoding fasciclin-like arabinogalactan protein 12, with amino-acid sequence MLTNKKQCISLTLLVISLFCSNTLAALSPATSPIQSPPTQPISSPTKPLVPTFPPNDNTTPETPTPTTDIVQILKQANSFNIFLRLMKTTQLINQLNSQLLTIKSGGLTILAPDDSAFSELKPGFLNSLSNEKKLELLQFHVISDFVSSSNFDTLTNPVRTLAGNKPGKVELNVISYGGNVNISTGSVNTTINGIIYTDKHLAIYKVGKVLIPSEFSPAKKIVAEVPALAPAPAIADAKAPTPEKEKPSSSEDSTTSQVVPAVTSSAMRIDMCGSWVALVVGIVFIGGFYNKN
- the LOC11416076 gene encoding zinc finger protein BALDIBIS produces the protein MMSEEAVSDTSNFRGTSNSNPNPPNPNSNSVKRKRSLPGTPDPDSEVIALSPKSLMTSNRFICEVCNKGFKRDQNLQLHRRGHNLPWKLKQRNKLEVIRKKVYVCPEKSCVHHDPSRALGDLTGIKKHFSRKHGEKKWKCDKCSKKYAVQSDWKAHSKICGTKEYRCDCGTLFSRKDSFLTHRAFCESLVEGSARIGSVPAVISNFGNNLLINTQAPRNIPHGLFGLNPEYGGSGQETFMGNFPNNNIPHHSYLPNSSAFSSSGANSDLELVHTFGLLPQGQWMNYRYNDQHAETSFTSSGVLKLEQQQQEDKMHDLSHLYSQNQLQGCPSHVSTMQNTTTKVINGNNIVEVKKLFNHGNHATNFNEDQLSLTRDFLGVGDDSLKRTLLQQEMIPRFNPIGSVTNLQSEFGGHY
- the LOC11411453 gene encoding fasciclin-like arabinogalactan protein 12 — encoded protein: MVKMNYPLFTLSLLLIVLFYPTTINSASESPAPSPSSAPTDIIRILKKAGGFTTLIRLLQTTQVATQINAQLLNSNNGLTLFAPNDNSFSTLKPGFLNSLNDQQKNELIQFHELPSFVALSNFDTLSNPVRTQAGDDPERLALNITSSGTQVNLTTGVVNATVGGSVFSDHQLAIYQVDKVLLPKDFFIPKSPPPAPAPEKSKDSKKKSAEGPASLDDNDKSSAMSLKDKNGIMLIFAVYMVIAATLFSL